The sequence below is a genomic window from Rhinopithecus roxellana isolate Shanxi Qingling chromosome 7, ASM756505v1, whole genome shotgun sequence.
TCACtgagaaattaaaactaaaacttttATTGAATAACCAAACAAATTGCaattgcaataaacataccttgtgtttttaaaaacataactccCAGTACATTtaaatttctctgtttcttttgctAGGGTAGACAGACCTACCCTAACACTTTTATAAGGCAACAgtgaatatataaatgtattcaaaatatattcagaaggTTAGCATTACATCTATGCATAGAATATATCCTCTCCTACAGTCTGATTTGAGGAAAGCAGAAAAGTTCAGCTGCCCAACTACCATTTGTCTGCTAAGGACTATCTGAGGACGGTTTAGGAAGGAGACAGTGGAAAACAGAGATATTCATTATCATAGATTATATATTATCAATTTGGCAGTTAGTTGTTAGATTAGCTTGCTTACCAGGTTGGAATGTCCAAGGGAGACAGGACACTAAATCAAAATATTCTAATTGTGGGGAAGGCCCAATAGGAAAGGCTGAGTACATAGGGCTCTTCTAGGTCTTCTAGACCTACAGGGAACAACTTAATGGGACATCTTGGGTAATTGGATGATAGCTTAGAGGACATCAAGTTGAAAGAATATTGATACCATGTATACATTGCCTCCATTCTAATATTTATGTCTTTGTCCCAATATATGTCtgtttcaacaaatatatattagcCATTAGTACAGATACATGCTTTTCTATTTCCACAGAATTCAACACATTGTTTTGATGATTAAGAAGTCACTGTATTTTTACCTGTTGAGTATCTCTGATGTCTTTCTGATTGGCCATGAGATCTCCCTGATTGACCATGAGATCTCTCTCAGTGGCCATGAGATCTCTCTGAGCGATTATGAGATCTCTCTGAGTAGCTATGAGATCTTTCTGAGTGGCTATGAGATCTCTCTGAGTGGCTATGAGATCTCTCTGAGTGACCAGGAGATCGTTCTGAGTGACCACGAGATCTCCCTGGCTATAAGATCTCTTGGAGTGACCATGAGATCTCTCTGAGTGACCACGCGATCTCTTTGATTGGCCATGAGATCTCTCAGATTGACCATGAGATCTCTTGGATTGGCTGTGAGATCTCTCAGATTGGGCATGATGTATCTTTAGTTGCCCTTGAGATCTCTCTAAATAATAATGAGATCTCTCTAAGTGGTTTCGGGATCTCTCAGAATGATGATTTTCTTCTGGTTGGCCCTGAGTTTCTTCTGATTTGTCCGGATTTCCTTCTGATTGATGCTGATTCCCCTCTGATTGGCCTTGATTCTTCTCTGCTTGGGCCTCATAATCGTCATTGCACTTCTCCTGAAAAGGTTTCCAATTAcgcaaaacaaatgaaacatatACTTAATGATTTAAGTCATAATGATATATTCTCAAGCCCATTTTTATGGGCAACTGTTTCTTTTAGAATTCCACTGTGCTTACTTCTATTTGTCAACCAGTTTTTAGAACTAACAGAATAGCTCCATTATATCATGTCATTGGCACAAAAATGCTATGCAactaaaactttaataaaataaaagtatggaAAATTAGTTGTTTTATGAGTTTGACTGTATTCTATGGTCATGTTCTACCTACTAATTTCTGGATGTATGTTTTACTAAAGAAACAACAGATTTTGCGACTTTGATAGAATATTTTGTAGTGTAAGTCCTTaggatgaaaaggaaagtgtTCAAAATCATATTTACTCTTTGCCTGCTCaatgatcattaaaaagaaactatctttccattataaattaaTACTTAATTCTAGAGAGAAAGACGAAGTAAGTAAGGGGAAAGGAAGCTGTAAATAAGCGGAAGGTTGGCTTAATACTATTCAAGTAAATTAGCTTGGCAACAATACAGCCTTTCtaccttttcagtttttttttttttttttttttttttgagacggagtcttgctctgccgcccaggctggagtgcagtggccggctctcagctcactgcaagctccgcctcccgggttcacgccattctcctgtctcagcctcccgagtagctgggactacaggcgcccgcctcgtcgcccggctagttttttgtattttttagtagagacggggtttcaccgtattagccaggatggtctcgatctcctgaccttgtgatccgcccgtctcggcctcccaaagtgctgggattacaggcttgagccatcgcgcccggcccaacCTTTTCAGTTTTTAAGCCAAAAAGGCAGTGGAGTGAATCAGCCAAATGGAAATAATGAAACTTCTGACAAAACTCTATGATGCTACATAAATGTAAGTGGATAAAGTCATATAGACCATGCTGAGAAATCAAGCTTTCTACTAGTATATGTTGCCTGACAAGCACAACATGCCCTAAATTTGGCATTATGACTTTTTAGTTTAACACTAACAGAAGCTGGACGCAACTGCTAAACAGCAGGGGAGGTACCAGTACAAAAGATATTATgcacagaaaactttttttaaaataaaaaatgtaaaaaattagttgTTTTGCTAAAACATAAAGCTATAGCCACTCTCCAGCTTTTGTACTGAAAAACCTAAATAGGGAGATTGGGTGAAATGCACATgtaccttttctcttttctaagtGACTGGTGTTGGGAGCACAGTAGGTCAGTAGGAAAGATAGGACTGAGTTCCATCTTCTAAAGACCCGTATGTATCCAAGTACCTCTCCAAAGGAGCTTGCAGTCCCTTTTATGAATGTTTATATAAGAAATGTTTTCATCAACTTGTGTACTATATATTTCTTACCTTTGGAAAACAAAGTGCACattagttttctttccttataaaCAAGTGAAGCCTTCTATCAAAAGGTTGTGTTGAATAAATACATGGGGTGAACAAATAAAACTGTGTTCCACTGATAATAAGACTAAATCTTGTTGAGTACAAAACTAGCTTAATAGAATTGTAAAGTATTATTGAAAActgtaattatttcaatttattggTGAAATAATTATGCTTAAATTTTAACACATTTCTTTATtgcagggtaatttttttttctggtgagttCAGCTATGATAGTCTCAAAAGTTTTGAAAGTATGAATAATAGAAGGATAttttcccagcctgggcaacacagtgagacctcatctctacagaaagaaaaaaaaattcgcagggcatggtggcacgtgcctatagtcccagctacttgggaggctgaagtgagaggattacttgagcccaggaggtagaaggggcagtgagccatgatcacaccactacattccatcctgggcaacggaatgagaccctgtctcaaaaaaacaaacaaacaaaaaataaataaaaggacaagGATGCTTTCAATTTGAAAATACTGTTTAATATTTATTCTCAGTTTATGCATCTTGGACTGTATCAGAAGGAAGCTCATGTTCTTCTTTCCaaactttataaataaatctCCTCATCCTATAAGGCACAGATCATATGCCATCTCTTCCACCAAAGTTTCTCAAGAACCCCAATCAGAATGAATTACTACATCCCCACAATATATAACTTATGCCCTATTATGCACATACTGCATACTGTATGGCATTACATTTCTTTCCTATCTTTCTCTTCCACCACCGTAGAGACCATTTGAAGCAGGCTGTTCTGGTATCATAGTGCCTGCATAGAGTAGGCATTGAATCATcatttgaacaatttttttttttttttttttttttttttttgagacgcagtctcgctctgtcgcctgggctggagtgcagtggtgcgacctcggctcactgcaagctccgtctcccgggttcacgccattctcctgcctcagcctcccgagtagctggactacgggtgcccaccacaacgcccggctaattttttgtatttttaggagagaaggggtttcaccatgttagctaggatggtctcgatctcctgacatcgtgatccgcccgcctcgacctcctaaagtgctgggattacaggcgtgagacaccgcgcccagtccatttgaacaatttaaaataatcctttaaatatttgaaaatgcaacatgtttttctccaaaataaatagataagcaaataaataaacatttgcatTTACATGATTTGGCAAAAATGATTTAAGCTCCCGGAACTGCCATTTTTGCTAAATGACCACGTAACACCTTAAGAAGAATCAGTTTATAAGCTAGGATGAAACATTAGCACCAATGTTAGCTAGTGAATCTGGATCTGAGCACCTCTCAAATTCCTCTCTATTGACTGGCTCACCTATACGTGGTTAGAGGAAATGGATTCGTACAGGTATAGTCTGTGCCACCTGTTGCTTCCAGAGTATATTTCATATCTGATATCATCTGACTTCTGGCTTTTACAGTTCATTCACAAAGATACTAAAACTCTTTTTATATTATAACTTAAGCTCAAAGCCTCTGTATGaggacaaataaaaatgattacatAGGATTAATGACAATAACTAATAATCTGTTTTGGCATTTCATAAATTCAAAAGTTTTAGTAATGACTGAAAATAGcaaaaatcaaatgttttttaaaatagttacagGGGAAAAATCAACTAACAAACATTGAATTTAAAGTACGTTCAAGGCACCATGGAGGAATACCAAGAAACAATCCCTGCTTTCAATAGAATTTAAAGTAAATCATTAATATTaggaaatatattaaatgtagGATTTTTAATATTGGTTAATTCTTGGTACTTATCTACCTGTTCAATTAAAGGTTGCTCATTTAAAGGGTGTTGTCCagacttgaatccagaaggttcTTGGTATGTGTTTTTATCATGATTTCTTTCCTCAGAGTCGCTTCTGAATCTTGAGtagcctttgaaaaaaaaaaatcttctgtatTTTCAAGTAGTAAATTCAAAGTATCTCTCAGAGAAGTATTATCtctgatctcatttttttaaagctatgcaCTGGGTTTTGCAAAACTTTTGATATTTCATTACTCTGGTATCATCTGGGAGTCTCACTGAATTCTAGAACAGTCTTTGCCATACTATTTCAATTTGGATACCTTAATAGGGTAGTCGTCTCAGTATATAATACCTCAATTTTGGTTTCATATGCCACCAAAGTTGGGACATACTATctgaaattaaatgaaagaatactCCAGTAGAAaaaggagagatggagagaaactgTCTGCTTTGTATTAATCGTGTGAATATTTGTCTCAATTGTCTGCTTTGTTTGGGTAAACAAACAAAGATAGTAAAAAACCCATCAAAGAATATCTCCGAAAGGCTCACAAAGATCAATTTTGTGATGACTGGTTAGGCACGTAAGAATGGGCCATGTTACCCTTTGTGGCTGCTCTGCCCCTGTAATAACTACCatcatttctcttctcttctcagaACATGTTGAGCCACTGAAGATTCACACAAGAACTGAAATGAAGCTGCATAGGCAACTGTCGGGGCTTATAGTAATCACGATGTCAAAATGGTTCCAATCTGTTGACTAGATTATGAAGACCTTTAATTGTTGAAAAGACTTCTGTATCATGGCAATCTGTAGTACATTCATATTAAAAAATGCACACTGCACTTACCAATGAGGTTAGATATACAGAGGACATTTGTCATGTTCTACCCTACTCTTTTTGTCTTACAACActtgtattttcaaaatgtggATGCCATAGTTTTCAGATTATTGACTATGTTCTTAACCCTCCTGTATTGCCTCCTAAAAGCGGAACTGGACCAACCAACCCAGGCTTGTAAACAAGTACAAAATATCTCTCAGCTCATATGGTTACTTTTCTTATCCCACTCTCCATTAGGGAAATAattcatataaattaaaacaaatttgtatTCATATGACATGGCATAAATTCTTACCAACCTTGTATGAATCCAtgcccagaaaaaagaaaacaagcaacataATGCAACTTTAGAACAATATTGTGAATTCTTGATTTTACTTACCTAGTTATTCACAAATATTTCAGACTCTTTTTACCATGTGTGACTATTTTCAGCATACTTTACCTCTCTGATGGCAATATCCATGAGCATTTGATTGCTGTCTTGAAGACAATTCCTTTTTACTATTGTTCTGtcttttactcttttcttctttttcagcatTTGTCCCTTCTAACTCTTTATAGATTATAATGTCATCTGtattagaaaatacataaaaaatgaataaaatggcaaaaaccaaataataatGTCTCGAGTGAATAATCTATACCCTATCTCATGATATTTCAGAATACCTAAAAACTGATAGCCCTAAACAtgataatacaataataataataaatttgttaAACTATAACAAAGGTCCATCAATACGGACATCTTAGGGTTTGctggaacaagaaagaaaaattcctgtTAGATTTATGGTAACTTTATTTACGCAAAAGCAAAATACTTTCACACTGCAGTAGCTCAGGGGGGATATCATCTAAATAAGTGATTTTACTAAATGTTATTTCAGTGTCACAGAAATATAGAGCAATAGAGTCATTaagttgctgaataaataaatgtaaatcagTAATTAAATGTAAAGTGATAGACCATTAAATGTCTATCTGATTAAATGTAAGTAATAGACAATTAGTTACATGTATATTATCAAAAcgtaacaaagaaaaaggaagtggcAAAAGTAAGAAAGTGGTGATGGAAGCTCACAGGAGACACCACAGAAGTGAGGAACCTAGATTATTGTAGCAGCAGGAAGCAATCAGACTTGACTCTGTAGTCAGGCACGTACTTACACGTACTCAGGCAGAGAGCACTTACATGGCATAATTTAAAGAATGGGAGACAGGTACAACTTGCTCTAAAATATCTCTCCTAACATCTAGAATGGAAGAGTCTACAGGTGGGATGCTCTATCAGTGGATAAAACTTTACTCATGTCAAGGCATCTTTAGAAATAAGCACAAGCCCCCACACCTTCCAGAAGCTACACTCAGGAGGAAGGGGGACAAAAAAGGACAAGTTAGGTATTTGGAAAAAACTGGagattctaaaagaaaagaagagctgAAAAGGGTACAAAAGAGGCAGTTGGGTGACACAGATTAAtcactccttttttattttgcttagtaCTAGTCCTGCCTCAGGTCTCTAAATATCTGATTCTGGGATAGGGAGCAAGGTGGCAGAACAGAAGCCTCCACCGATTGTCCCCCCAGCAAGGACAtgaatttaacaactatctacacagaaaaaacaccttcataaaaaccaaaaatcatgTGAGCACTCATAGTaactggttttaacttcatatcactgaaagaggcactgaagagacagaaaaaacagtcctgaatcgccaatgccacccctcccccacccctggcaGCAATGGCATGGTGGTGCCAAGAGCATCTCTGGGCACTGGGGGAGGAAGAACACAGCAATCATGAGGCATTGAATTtagtgctgtcctgttagagcagaaaggaaaactggacCAAACTCACCTGACACCTGCCCATTGGAGGGAAGATTTAAACCAGCCCCAGTCAGAGAGGAATTACCCATCCCGGCAGCCCGAGCATGAGTTCCCACAAACCTCTCCATCAAGGGCTACAGTGCTCTGGATCTCCAAGTAAacctgaaaggcagtctaggccaagCTTTTCTAACCCGCAGCCTGCAGGCCACACACGGCCCAGGACGGTTTTGAATGTAGCCcgacacaaattcgtaaactttcttaaaacattatgagatttttttttgcatttttttttttttttttagctcatcagctattgttaatgttagtgtattttatgtgtggctcaagacaattattctttcagtgtggcccagggaagccaaaagactggaaACATCTGGTCTAGGCCATAAGGGCTGCAACTCTTAGGCAAGCCTTAGTGCTGAACTGGGCCAACAGAGTGTGGACTAGGGGGGCCACACgacatactgagacaccagctggggcagccaagggagtgaTGGCATCgcccctcccctaaccccaggctgGACAGCTCACAGTTCCAAAAGAGACCCCCTCCTTCCACttgagaagagagggaagagtggggaggactttgtcttacatcttggataccagctcagccacagcaggctAGGGCACTGGCTAGAGTTACGAGGTTCCTGTTTCAGGCTCTAGCTCCTGGACcacatttctagacataccctAGGCCAGAAGGGAAATGACTGCCTTGAAGGAAAAGACTCAGCCCTGGCAGAATTCATCAACTGTTAACTGAAAAGCTCTTGGGTGCTGAATAACtagcagcaatacccaggtactatgttgagggccttgggtgagcctctgagacttgctggcttcaggtaccAGCACAGCCACAGaagggtagagcaccaagtgggctcttggaATCCCTGATTCCAGGACTTGACATTTGGATAACACTTCTGGAACTGCCCTAGGCCAGAGGGGAGCTCACTGCTCTGAAGGGTGAGTCTCAGACCAGGCAGCATTCATCGCAAAGTGACTTAAGAGCCCCTGAGTCTTAAGGGAACATCTATGGGAGTCCACAGTAAACAATACTCTTCCTGGCCTAGGGTGACTGGTTAcggggtgaggctcctctgcctttagAAAGGGAacggaagagtgggaaggactgcatTTTGTGGtatgagtgccagctcagccataATACAATAGAACaacaggtagacttctaaggtgtTTGACTCTAGGTCCTGAGTCCCAGATGTCACTTCTGGACCCACCTTGGGCTTGGGGGACCTTGCCACCCTGAAGGAAAGGACACAGGCCTGGTTGGTTTTGCCACTGGCTGATGGTAGAGCTCCAGAGCCTTGAGCAAGCTAGGCAGTAGCCAGGAGTATTTGCAGCAgaccttgggtgagacccagagCTGTGCTGGCTTcgggtctgacccagtgcagtcatagtggtggtggccacaggggtgcttgtgtcactccaccccaGCTCtgggtggctcagaacagagacaCTCTGTTTGTTTAggagaaaataagggaaaagaacaagagtctctgcctggtgatccagagaattctcccagatcCTGTCCAAAACCATCAAGgaggtacctctatgagtctgcaagaaccacagcattactgggcttgggatGTCCCCTAAAGTAGAAAGTGCTCAGATCACAACACTGAAGtcttttcaaatatctggaaagccttcccaaaaaGGATGAGTACAAAGAAGCCCAGACAGTAAAGACCACAATAAATACCTAAcccttcaatgcccagacactgaagaacatctactAGTATCAATAGgttccaggaaaacatgacctcaccaaatgaactaaataacgCATTAAGGACGAGTCCTggaaaaacagagatatgtgacttttcagacagagaattccaaatagctgtgttgagaaaactcaaataaattcaagcaaacacagaaggaattcagaattctatcagataaatgtaacaaagagatagaaatgattaaaaagtgtcaagcagaaattctggaactggaaaaatgcaattggcatactgaagaatgcatcagtccTTTAATAACAGAATGAATCtggtagaagaaagaattagtgagcctgaagaaaggctatttgaaaatgtacaatcagaggagacaaaagaaaacaaacaaacaaagaaacacacCTATAGGAtctagaaaacagcctcaaaaTGGCAAATCTGAGAGTTATTGGCTTtaaagaggatgtagagaaagagataggggtagaacGTTTATTCAatggggctgggagtggtggctcacgggtggatcacttgatgtcaggagtttgagaacagcctggccaacatggttaaacaccacctctactaaaaacacaaaaattagctgggtgtggtggtgcgcacctgtaataccagctacttgggaggctgaggcaggagaattgtttgaacctgggaggctgaggctgcagtgagccgagagcgccactgcactccagtccaggcgacagaNNNNNNNNNNNNNNNNNNNNNNNNNNNNNNNNNNNNNNNNNNNNNNNNNNNNNNNNNNNNNNNNNNNNNNNNNNNNNNNNNNNNNNNNNNNNNNNNNNNNttttttttgagacagagacttgcttggtcatctaggctggagtgtactggcgtgatctcagctcactgcaactttcgcctcctgggttcaagcaattctcctgcctcagcctcccgagtagcagggattacggGTGCAAATGCCACCACACTagggtaatttttgtagttttagtagagatggagtttctccatgttggccaggctagccttgaactcctgacctcaagtgatctcccttcctccgcctcccaaagtgctgggatttcaggcatgagccactgtgccccacccgGAAGTGCTTTACTTTTGACCTCTCCATTTGGATTCATCTCTCTATTCCTATTGCTACTATGCTAGTACAAACCCTAGTTATCACTCATCTAAATTCCCTCCCTGTACACAACTTGAACACAGAGAGTCTTTGATGATTCTCTAAAGAGTAGAGTCCAAACTCCTTAGGGTAGCATACACAAACTGGTCACAACCAACCTTCAGGCCCATTTCCTGCTAATACTTAACCTGCCAACATCTGTACTCCAGCTATGCTTAACTACCATCCATTTGCCTTTGCATGTTCTGTGCCCCTCTTGATGAACCCTTATTTACCCTTTAGAGTCCACCTTAAACGTGCCCTTCTCCATGATGCCCTCTGCAAATTTCTCCAGGCAGTTAGACATGTTTATCTTTGCATTCCTATTGCACCTGTCTATTCTAGCACTTTCTACACTCAATTATAATCATCCACTTAACTtatcttagcctcagtttcctcatctgcaaatagggGATGATAACAATTTCTCCTTTATAGGGTAGTGGTGAGAAGTAAAAAAGACAATGCATGCAAAGCATGTAGCCCTGGATAAATAGGAGCTGACATCAGTTGAGCTCTCAATATGCGCCAGGCACTTTACATGTATGAATTCATTTCATTGTCCTCATATGGTAAGTACAACTATTGTCTCCATATTCTAAGTGAGGACACGATGACTCAGGGACTGAAatgacttgcttaaggtcacacaatTGGTTAGTTGAAGATCTGGTTGAACCCATGTGGCCTGGTGCCAGatcatgctcttaaccactattcATCTGTATACACTTTCTCATCCCTACTAAATGTGAACTCCTCTAGGACAGGAGCTACTCTTTTCCTCATCCAAAAGTTAGACTCACAGTCTCTAACTCTCTCAAGTGGGCTCCCTACAGGAGATAGGGATGCAGATTTCCAGCCTCCACTTGCTTAGTAATCAGCACTTTACTTTACCTCTCCTCCTCAATTGCCCCCTGCCAGTCAGCTACCTTGCCCTAAAACAACGTACTTTACATTTCTAAGCCTGTCTCCAGCTACTGCTTTGCTCCTTTCCATTGCCTCAGTTACTTTAATGCTTTCCAGATCCATGTGAAGAGGCCTGAGAGCAGTTCAGGTGAACAGAATACGGTTGTACACTGCATAAGAGTTTCAATCAATGTTCATTAATTGTTTTGGGTATAGTTTTATAATGATTATAAGCAGAACTACAAATGTACCACACAGGCCATATTCTGATTGGTTCTGTCCAAACTACGATCTGGGGCCTACAGATACCAGGTAAATTCTGCACATCTCAGTCTATCCCAAAGATATTAAATGTTGACATTGTTTACAGTCTTAAAAAAGAGATTAACATAGAAAGTGAAGAACCACCAGTAGCTCCAGATTTCTATATAGAGAAGCTGATCTACTCACCTCCTACCTTTTACTGTTCATATTTACATCTCTCTTTATGTGAAGAGGTTTGGTGGGACAggtaaaaattaaagatttgtcTTGAAAACGTGTGTGTAGAGCAATCACATTTTTGTAAGCTTCTTTGGATAACTTGATTAATTTGGGCTAATACCTCTTTCTCCAAGTCAAATGGCAATACCACTGTGAATGGCTTACAGTTACACAGTGAGTCTTAGATAGAAGACAGATTAGAAGTTCTCATTTCTTGGCTCCAATTGCTGGGTTACAGAAAACTTAGTTCCACCATCCTTTCCAGGCACCTACTAATTTCAGAGAAGATGAAAACCCTTTGCTAGTGAGAAATCCCAATTAGAATGATAAGAGAGTCATGCTAGAGAAGGAAGAACTGGGGGAAGAGTGGCATGGGAGCCAGGAAGAAGGAAATCACACCCACTCTGGAGTCAGGGCAAGGTTTTAGTTTCCACTAAGAAACCAAAAAGCtcaaaacaggaagaaagaggTGAGGTGCAATCCAAAAAGCAATCAGCTCACtgacactttatttatttttacctggggaaaaggggtggggagggggcttggGCTCCCAGGCTGACCCAACAGCTGCAGCTGCTATAAAGGAAGTGGGTGTTTGGGGGAAGGGGGGGACCAGGATAGGAGAGCTTGCCTGTTTCTTGCCCCCATCAGAGGCCCTGGGATTCTGAAGGAGGGAACCTGAGACTGTGTCAACCCGAGAGACAGAGATGTTTCCAAGCGCAGCAGAAAAGGAAGCATCTCTCCAAGGACACAAAATCTATGGCAGTCCTGACCTGGAAATCTCCTGGAGGCCTCCTTGCCCTCACTGCCTTTTAGCCTGCCTTGCTTGCCTTGGCCTTTTTAAGTGCAGATGAAGGCAATGGAATTGCAAAGcagatggaggaagaggagaggaaagacagAGACTGTGccaataaaatattactataaaAATCTAACTGAAAACAAGACTTTCCTGAGATTTTGCCCTGGTCTTATAACATCTGGTTTCATTTCTCTTccttaaagaagaaagaacataagagagagggagggggagggagagagagagagagaaaaggaaggaaggaaggaaggaaggaaggaaggaaggaaggaaggaaggaaggaaggaaggaaggaaggaaggaaggaaggaaggaagggagggagttgGTGAACTTAGTACATATGTTTTCAATGGAATCCTTTAAAACATGCTCAGGCAGCTGGGAGCTCGAGCCCTGAGGTGGAGTTCTTGTCACTGATGGAGACTGCACCATTCTGTCAGAAGGGTATACAGGACTCTGTGTGGTCCTGACCAAGTTATTCCACTCTGCCCCAGCTTCTACCTCACAGAACGGGTAGTGAGACTTTTAAAAGAAGTAACAGCAGAAAGTGTGCTGAAAAGTCTAGTAATAGTACAAACAGTTTCTGGAAGCTTCCTGTGGTTTacttgcatgttctcatttaattcccacaaaACCTGGTATGATAAGCTATTATtgccccattttagagatgagaaaagtgGATTAAAGAGAGGCTGGCTTGC
It includes:
- the LUZP4 gene encoding leucine zipper protein 4; this encodes MLMDIAIREEKCNDDYEAQAEKNQGQSEGNQHQSEGNPDKSEETQGQPEENHHSERSRNHLERSHYYLERSQGQLKIHHAQSERSHSQSKRSHGQSERSHGQSKRSRGHSERSHGHSKRSYSQGDLVVTQNDLLVTQRDLIATQRDLIATQKDLIATQRDLIIAQRDLMATERDLMVNQGDLMANQKDIRDTQQVKIQ